The proteins below are encoded in one region of Clostridia bacterium:
- a CDS encoding MBL fold metallo-hydrolase, with the protein MIVNIETGTRVDEVAAGIYRICTPLDVIPGGFTFNSYLIADDEPLLFHTGYRKLFPITLEAIRKVMPVEKLRWIGGSHFEGDEFGALNDFLAAAPEATPFGAEVGVLTSLNDFADRRARGFGDGEEFSIGSRRMKWLYTPHVPHGWDCGILFDVSTETLLCGDLFTQPGANTPPVTESEVLTASEGMRGMMDYYAHATSTSIILERLAGLNPSMLACQHGSAYRGDSAALLRELAARVGSGTGNVSGGRTAVTA; encoded by the coding sequence ATGATCGTAAACATAGAAACGGGCACTCGCGTAGACGAGGTTGCGGCTGGGATCTATCGTATCTGTACGCCACTGGACGTAATCCCCGGTGGATTCACGTTCAATTCGTATCTGATCGCCGACGACGAACCCCTGCTGTTCCACACGGGGTACCGGAAGCTATTCCCGATCACGCTGGAAGCCATAAGGAAAGTCATGCCGGTAGAGAAGCTGCGCTGGATCGGTGGATCGCACTTTGAAGGCGACGAATTTGGCGCGCTGAATGACTTCCTCGCAGCGGCACCGGAAGCGACGCCGTTTGGCGCCGAAGTCGGTGTGCTGACCTCCCTCAATGACTTTGCCGACCGCCGCGCCCGCGGGTTCGGGGATGGCGAGGAGTTTTCAATCGGGAGCCGCCGGATGAAGTGGCTCTACACGCCGCACGTTCCGCACGGCTGGGATTGCGGCATCCTGTTCGATGTATCCACGGAGACGTTGCTCTGCGGGGATCTGTTCACGCAACCGGGCGCGAATACGCCGCCCGTCACCGAATCGGAGGTACTGACGGCAAGCGAGGGTATGCGCGGGATGATGGACTATTACGCGCACGCCACGAGCACATCGATTATTTTAGAGCGCCTGGCGGGTCTTAATCCGTCGATGCTCGCCTGTCAACATGGCAGCGCTTATCGTGGTGACAGCGCCGCGCTGCTTCGGGAACTGGCCGCCAGAGTCGGAAGTGGAACCGGCAACGTGTCCGGAGGACGAACTGCCGTGACGGCATAA
- a CDS encoding sigma-70 family RNA polymerase sigma factor: protein MASELCDAELVRQIRSGSDREAEAELFRRMAPRIRLYGLRHLRDEHASEDLVQQVLITTLETLRAGRLREPEKLASFVLGTCRMAVLDLRRNAQRKERLLKQFGAVLPAAVQPSMPQLDQEQLTRCVQNLKERERAVIVMTFFDEQTGADLASFLGVSEANVRVIRHRAIHQLRDCMGVAG from the coding sequence ATGGCCAGTGAACTCTGCGACGCTGAGTTGGTCCGGCAAATTCGGTCCGGAAGCGACCGCGAGGCTGAGGCCGAGTTGTTCCGTCGGATGGCTCCGCGGATTCGGCTTTATGGCTTGCGTCACTTGAGAGACGAACACGCCTCGGAGGACCTTGTGCAGCAAGTCCTGATCACGACGTTGGAAACATTGCGGGCGGGCCGCCTGCGTGAACCGGAAAAGCTCGCATCCTTCGTGCTGGGGACGTGCCGGATGGCGGTACTCGACCTGCGCCGTAACGCGCAAAGAAAAGAACGCCTGCTCAAACAGTTTGGCGCGGTTCTGCCTGCGGCGGTCCAGCCGTCCATGCCACAGCTCGACCAGGAACAACTCACCCGGTGTGTGCAGAATCTGAAAGAGCGCGAGCGCGCGGTAATCGTCATGACTTTCTTTGATGAGCAGACCGGCGCGGACCTCGCCAGTTTCCTGGGTGTTTCTGAGGCCAACGTGCGCGTGATTCGCCATCGCGCGATCCACCAGTTGCGCGATTGTATGGGGGTTGCCGGATGA
- a CDS encoding fatty acid desaturase — MNTMNTTDPSATPVPRRDEINWITVTAFSILHIAAGLALFFFSWPAFFMALGLYWLSLSLGIGMGYHRLLTHRSFHSPKWIEHLLTICGTLALQGGPISWVATHRLHHQLSDKQGDPHTPRDGKWWAHIVWMLVGDATYSDTDACARYAPDLCKEPFLVWLSKYNYVPVLILSALLLAFGGLPFLLWGVFLRVTVGLHVTWMVNSLTHFWGRRRFTTHDDSRNNWFVALLSFGEGWHNNHHAHPSSARHGLAWYEIDISWMTIRFLQILGLARSVRVATTNGWISAHLAKPDSSFQSSK, encoded by the coding sequence ATGAACACGATGAACACAACAGATCCCTCCGCGACGCCAGTCCCGCGACGAGATGAAATCAACTGGATTACCGTAACCGCATTCAGCATACTTCATATAGCAGCAGGTCTCGCTCTGTTCTTTTTTAGCTGGCCGGCATTCTTCATGGCCCTTGGGCTCTATTGGCTGTCGTTGAGTCTGGGTATCGGAATGGGATACCACCGGTTGCTTACACATCGTTCCTTCCACTCGCCGAAGTGGATTGAGCACCTGTTGACAATTTGTGGAACCTTGGCGCTGCAGGGCGGCCCGATCTCTTGGGTCGCAACCCACCGGCTCCATCATCAGCTCTCCGATAAGCAGGGTGATCCGCATACGCCGCGCGACGGGAAGTGGTGGGCTCACATCGTCTGGATGCTGGTGGGCGATGCCACGTACAGCGATACTGACGCGTGCGCCCGGTACGCTCCGGACCTCTGCAAAGAACCGTTCCTGGTTTGGCTCTCGAAGTACAACTACGTGCCGGTATTGATTCTGTCCGCGCTATTGCTGGCGTTCGGCGGTTTACCGTTTCTCCTCTGGGGGGTGTTCTTACGGGTGACCGTCGGCCTGCATGTCACCTGGATGGTCAACTCGCTGACGCATTTTTGGGGGAGACGCCGCTTTACCACTCATGACGACTCGCGGAACAATTGGTTCGTCGCCTTATTGAGCTTCGGCGAGGGCTGGCACAATAACCATCATGCTCATCCGAGCTCGGCCCGCCACGGCCTTGCCTGGTATGAGATCGACATCAGTTGGATGACGATCCGGTTCCTGCAGATCCTGGGGCTCGCCAGATCCGTGCGCGTAGCCACAACTAACGGCTGGATTTCGGCGCATTTGGCCAAGCCGGACTCGTCATTTCAATCCTCCAAATAG
- a CDS encoding DmsE family decaheme c-type cytochrome yields MHTGRFLGTFSVFGLFLLAAAPARGTESRWTGERVACGTCHEQILKDFRPTVHGKAMEFVVAGKDVTCGSCHAGDLAKHMETADPTLVRNPRKEKADVVAEKCLTCHATDRHLILWRGSQHQTAGVACLSCHSVHHPSADRKLLAKRTEAETCFSCHGNVRKTMLQRSTHLFRDERGVSRIQCYSCHNPHGSQTERLISANSINDKCYECHQEKRGPFLWEHAPVRENCMNCHTPHGSNNEQLLSLRRPQLCQSCHLQGRHQTVAGRPNAMFNINRMCQNCHTQVHGTNHPSGPILQR; encoded by the coding sequence ATGCACACGGGACGATTCTTGGGGACCTTCTCTGTTTTCGGTCTGTTCCTGCTCGCCGCCGCTCCCGCGCGCGGCACGGAATCCCGCTGGACCGGCGAACGCGTCGCTTGCGGCACCTGCCACGAGCAAATACTTAAAGATTTCCGGCCGACAGTTCACGGCAAAGCCATGGAATTTGTCGTTGCGGGTAAAGACGTAACCTGCGGCTCCTGTCATGCCGGAGATCTCGCCAAGCATATGGAAACTGCCGACCCGACGTTGGTCCGCAACCCCCGGAAGGAGAAGGCTGACGTCGTTGCGGAAAAGTGCTTGACCTGTCACGCCACCGACCGCCATCTGATCTTGTGGCGCGGCAGCCAGCACCAGACTGCGGGAGTGGCTTGCCTCTCCTGCCACAGCGTCCATCACCCATCGGCTGACCGCAAATTATTGGCGAAGCGGACGGAGGCGGAAACCTGCTTCAGTTGCCATGGCAACGTTCGTAAGACCATGCTGCAGCGATCCACGCATCTGTTTCGCGATGAGCGCGGCGTCTCCCGCATCCAGTGCTACTCCTGCCATAACCCGCATGGCAGCCAGACCGAACGCCTCATCAGCGCCAACTCGATCAACGACAAATGTTACGAATGCCACCAGGAGAAGCGCGGGCCTTTCCTCTGGGAACACGCTCCCGTTCGGGAAAACTGCATGAACTGCCACACGCCGCACGGCTCCAATAACGAACAACTCCTCTCCTTGCGCCGGCCACAGTTATGCCAGAGTTGCCATCTTCAGGGACGGCATCAAACGGTGGCCGGCAGGCCGAACGCGATGTTCAACATCAACCGCATGTGCCAGAACTGCCACACCCAGGTGCACGGCACGAATCACCCCTCGGGGCCCATATTGCAGCGTTAG